In Oreochromis aureus strain Israel breed Guangdong linkage group 22, ZZ_aureus, whole genome shotgun sequence, the genomic window AACAACATTATTTCTTTTAGCCATGGAATTATGAGAGTGGGGAAGCTTTGTCTCCTTCCACTGAAGTGAGGCACTTTAATACTTTCCCTGTTGGTGTAAATTCTTCTGGCACATAGAGCTCAAAGGAGGAGTTTGAGAGTTTTAGGGAGTAAATCAAAGAACGAGGATCAAATGAACATCTGCCACATTCATCGCTTGTGTTAAACAGGTTTTTGTAAATTAAAGTGTATTCTATGTAGAGTTTAAACTGAATTAAAGTCAGACTGGCATAAGATAAAGTGGATTTAACCCAATCAAGAGATCTCTGCCACCATCCATGTGACAAGTTGACATCCAATTCTTCTTTTCTCTATTCCTAACTGGCAGTGGtgatacaaaaataataatttaagattaaaaaaatgtatacagAAAGACCCATGACTCCTTTCACCTGTGATTCACTTTATCTATCCCCTCACTCGTACACACAGGTCACCAGATGTTCGAGAGGAGCGCCGTCCACCAACGGCTTTGCTGGGGAGCTCTCTACCTGCTGGCAGCAGGGGTGGCACTGACATCTGAGACGCGTTGGCTGTGTCCGCCATCCTGCCACTGTAATGCTACGGCGCTGGAAGTGAACTGCTCTGGTGGCCAACTTACCAGAGTTCCTGATGGTCTCTCACAGGAAGCCAGGCTGCTAAACTTAACCCAAAACACACTCAAGACTTTGGTGCGTCAGCAGTTCCACACGCTGACACAGCTGTCGGACTTGGATTTAAGTGACAATCTTTTGGTAATAATTGAAGTGGAAGCCTTTCTTGGCTTGCAGAGTCTGAGAACTCTGCGCCTTTGTCGCAATCATCTGAAGATTATCCCAGTGGGAGCGTTTGCTGGCTTAACAAACCTCCAGTTACTGGACGTAAGCAGCAATCAGCTTCTTGTTTTCCTCGACTTTACTTTCAGTGAATTAAACGCCCTGCGGTTCATGAAAGCTGCAGATAATGACTTGGTTTATGTCTCTCATCAAGCTTTTACAGGACTAACCAGTCTGCAGGAGCTGCACCTTGATGGCTGCAACCTTACTGCTATGCCAGCAGAGGCGCTCACACAACTTAGCGTGCTGAGAAGCCTTAGTTTTCACCGACTGGGCCTCACTACGCTGCCAAACTACTCTTTCCGCCACCTAGTCCACCTAAAGGAACTTGTCATTTCTCATTGCCCCTGGCTGGAGAGTCTGTCAGGAAACAGTCTCTTTGGCTTAAACCTCACATCACTAACCATTAAACATGGCAACCTAAGTGCCTTTCCCTACATCCCTTTACATCACCTTGTATATCTCGTATACCTTGACCTTTCTTTTAACCCCATCACCTACATTCATGCAAACCTTCTCGGAGACTTGCTCCGGCTCCAAGAGTTACATCTTGTTGGGGGATCGCTGCTTAGGATTGAAATCGGAGCATTCAAGGGTTTGGCCCACTTCAGATTGCTGAATGCATCCAGAAACCATCTTACCACACTTGAGGTTGGAGCTTTTTATTCAGTGGACACCCTAAGAACTCTGGGGCTTGATAACAACCCACTGGCATGTGACTGCCGTTTGCTTTGGGTGGTGCAAAGGCGACTCTACATGGACTTTGGTGAAAGTCCGCCAACTTGCATTACCTCAGTCCAGCTGCAGGGCTGGAATTTTCTGGATTTCCCTGAGGCTGAGCTGCCGGATTTGCTCACCTGTCGGCCACCTCGAATTTTGAACCGCAAAGCTCAGGTGATGAAAGTAGATCAGGgacacacagtggtgtttcacTGCAGTGCCGAAGGTGACCCTCTGCCATCTGTCAGATGGCTAAACCCACAGCTAAGATCTTTATCACCCATCGGCAGAGTACGAGCTCTGTCCAATGGCTCGCTGGAGGTTCGCTATGCTCAGCCTCAAGACAGTGGCAAGTATCTCTGCGTGGCATCAAACGCAGCGGGAAACGACAGCCTGCCCGTTAGCCTTCATGTCCAAACCTTTCCATCATCTTCTAAGAAACCATTTCGTCTTAAAGGTTGGTCTGCCTTTCCATCTGCTGCTCCAGGTGTAAACGGAAATCAGAAACTCCATTTTGATGTAAAGACGCTACTGATAGCAGCAACCATAGGGTTTCTCTCATTTTTCAGCTCTGTGagtgtttgtttcattttcatgttcTTCTGGAGTAAGGGCAAAGGTCAGATAAAACACACAGCCACGATCGCGTATGTGCCACGAAGCGCCATGTCGAGCAGTAATGGAGGGACAAGCAGCTATATGGAAACGGGGAGGTTTACCATGAAGCTGTTATGAGTCAATAAGCAAAGAATATATTCACCTGATATGAGTAGGTATCAGTGAATAAACTGCAAGATGCttcaatttatttgttttttgcttgaATCTGATAATAATGAGCATGAAATCttaattaataatattttaaattgcaTTTAAGAAATATGACCTGACAAACCATGATCATGTTTATcttgaaacacaaaaaataaggaaatgaggataaaataaattaaagagtAAACTTAAAATAACAGTTACATTGGACTTCGGGTGGACTATTTGGACTGATGAGATATGGAGAATCTAACAATAGGGGTATTAACCTTATATTAAGGTTAATGTGCAGGTTATTGTGCAGCTTCTTTTCTGTAGCATGTTGTTTTTTCTTGATTAATTTCTGCActgtttattatttaataaatgtgtgaaatgcaagttggttgttttttttaaattctgctaTCCAAGAACTTGGAAAAATTAAAGTGATTATGCTTTCACAAATTTGGTGTACTTACTTAAAAATTTACAGCACTACAGCATGCAGTGAGGAGCAGCACACACAGCACTTGGTTTAATGCGTCTATATTTGAACTGCAAGGTTTAAAAAATCTCCATAAGcagttttgtacttacattgtGGGCAAGTAGACCGTAATACTTATCTTACCTTCACCGGTGAGTGGAGCTGGCTGCAATAACTGACAACTAAAACGGTAAGGGGTGGATATAATTTTTAGTTCAGGCTAACaataaacaaatataataaataaatgcgtaataaataaatgactttAACAGTAGATAGAGACTGCTGAGTAGTGCAGTCATTATCGTACTTACAAAAATTACAGAGTTGCCATGACAACGCATACGCACACATACCTCACAGTTTCCTGAAACAGTTATTCaatttttgaataaaatatttcCTAATAGAAGCTTCGCATTAACTGCgtaattgattatttttttccatgTCAAGCTAAACAACTAAAATAAACTGTTAGTCCGCCCGCTAGCCCGGAAGTAGATCAACAGTCCCGGATATGGTTGCTTGCTAAACGAGAGCTACCGGTCAgttgtacatttcatttgtcagtgtttatCGCCTCTTATAAGAAAAATTATAAAGTATCCCTTGAATTTAAAAGGGTCTACAAATATGGGCACCTACATACAATTAAGCAAATATACTGAGTAACGACGAGGTCAAAGAGGTTCCCGCAAAACGATCTATATCTTTTAGCGTAACATAACGAGCTAAGTAGCTTAGCATTGATTAGCATAGTTTGGAAAGCACAATCATGAGCCTCGCAGTTGGCCGCGAACCCAGAAAGACTGCGGGAAACCGTATGTCCAAACTACTGGATGCTGAAGAAGAGGATGAGTTCTACAAGACCACTTACGGAGGGTTCAACGATGTGAGTAACCAAACTGATAAACACAGAGCGCGATAAAGAGTTAGCATTAGCCGGCTCCAGTGTTAATGACTAGAGcctaaaaacaaagtttgttcTGCGCGCAATACCTGAATTACCGCTGCTCGTTTTTAGGGAATTTGGTTCATGCCTATTTGCTGCCTGACAATGAAGCAAGCAGCCAACtcacttttatatttatacatttatattatttacaAATTAGTATAACGGAAGAATTTAGTTTCTGCCAGGCTACTGACCATGCACTAGTACAGGAGACATCTCTAACGATTTTGAGACTGACATGACTGGGAGTGGGTCTCACTGATATAAATCAGACTCTTACAGCATTACACGATCCAGACCTTTTAGACAAGCC contains:
- the LOC116322588 gene encoding leucine-rich repeat and immunoglobulin-like domain-containing nogo receptor-interacting protein 1, encoding MFERSAVHQRLCWGALYLLAAGVALTSETRWLCPPSCHCNATALEVNCSGGQLTRVPDGLSQEARLLNLTQNTLKTLVRQQFHTLTQLSDLDLSDNLLVIIEVEAFLGLQSLRTLRLCRNHLKIIPVGAFAGLTNLQLLDVSSNQLLVFLDFTFSELNALRFMKAADNDLVYVSHQAFTGLTSLQELHLDGCNLTAMPAEALTQLSVLRSLSFHRLGLTTLPNYSFRHLVHLKELVISHCPWLESLSGNSLFGLNLTSLTIKHGNLSAFPYIPLHHLVYLVYLDLSFNPITYIHANLLGDLLRLQELHLVGGSLLRIEIGAFKGLAHFRLLNASRNHLTTLEVGAFYSVDTLRTLGLDNNPLACDCRLLWVVQRRLYMDFGESPPTCITSVQLQGWNFLDFPEAELPDLLTCRPPRILNRKAQVMKVDQGHTVVFHCSAEGDPLPSVRWLNPQLRSLSPIGRVRALSNGSLEVRYAQPQDSGKYLCVASNAAGNDSLPVSLHVQTFPSSSKKPFRLKGWSAFPSAAPGVNGNQKLHFDVKTLLIAATIGFLSFFSSVSVCFIFMFFWSKGKGQIKHTATIAYVPRSAMSSSNGGTSSYMETGRFTMKLL